One Ailuropoda melanoleuca isolate Jingjing chromosome 14, ASM200744v2, whole genome shotgun sequence DNA segment encodes these proteins:
- the GALR1 gene encoding galanin receptor type 1 codes for MELAAGNLSEGNGSGPEPPAPEPRPLFGIGVENFITLALFGLIFAFGVLGNSLVITVLARSKPGKRRSTTSLFILNLSIADLAYLLFCVPFQATVYALPTWVLGAFICRFTHYFFTVSMLVSIFTLAAMSVDRYVAIVHSRRSSSLRVSRNALLGVGCIWALSMAMASPVAYHHRLFHWEVRNQTFCWEQWPNQGHKKAYVVCTFVFGYLLPLLLISFCYAKVLNHLHKKLRNMSKKSEASKKKTAQTVLVVVVVFGISWLPHHVINLWAEFGVFPLTPASFLFRIAAHCLAYSNSSVNPIIYAFLSENFRKAYKQVFKCRFRNTASLHDAKENRSRADTPPSTNCTHV; via the exons ATGGAGCTGGCAGCGGGGAACCTGAGCGAGGGGAACGGGAGCGGGCCCGAGCCCCCCgccccagagcccaggcctcTCTTCGGCATCGGCGTCGAGAACTTCATCACTCTGGCGCTGTTCGGCCTGATCTTCGCGTTCGGCGTGCTGGGCAACAGCCTGGTGATCACGGTGCTGGCGCGCAGCAAGCCCGGCAAGCGGCGCAGCACCACCAGCCTGTTCATCCTCAACCTGAGCATCGCCGACCTGGCCTACCTGCTTTTCTGCGTCCCCTTCCAGGCCACGGTGTACGCGCTGCCCACCTGGGTGCTGGGCGCCTTCATCTGCAGGTTCACCCACTATTTCTTCACTGTCTCCATGCTGGTCAGCATCTTCACCCTGGCCGCCATGTCGGTGGACCGCTACGTGGCCATAGTGCACTCGCGGCGCTCCTCCTCCCTGCGGGTGTCCCGCAACGCGCTGCTGGGCGTGGGCTGCATCTGGGCACTGTCCATGGCCATGGCCTCGCCCGTGGCCTACCACCACCGCCTCTTCCACTGGGAAGTCAGAAACCAGACCTTCTGCTGGGAGCAGTGGCCCAACCAGGGCCATAAGAAGGCCTATGTGGTGTGCACCTTCGTCTTCGGCTACCTGCTGCCTCTTCTGCTCATTTCCTTCTGCTATGCCAAG GTCCTGAACCATTTGCATAAAAAGTTGAGGAACATGTCGAAGAAGTCGGAAGCATCGAAGAAAAAG aCCGCGCAGACGGTTCTGGTGGTGGTCGTGGTTTTTGGGATATCCTGGCTGCCGCACCACGTCATCAATCTCTGGGCTGAGTTTGGGGTTTTCCCGCTGACCCCCGCCTCCTTCCTCTTCCGAATCGCAGCCCACTGCCTGGCCTACAGCAATTCCTCGGTGAATCCCATCATATACGCTTTCCTCTCAGAGAACTTTAGGAAGGCCTACAAGCAGGTGTTCAAGTGCCGCTTTCGCAACACAGCGTCTCTTCACGACGCGAAAGAAAACAGAAGTCGAGCCGACACCCCGCCGTCCACCAACTGCACTCATGTGTGA